Below is a genomic region from Xylophilus sp. GW821-FHT01B05.
GGCGCCTGCTGCGTGCCCATCAACCCCGACTACCGCCCGCGCGAGCTGGCCTACCTGCTCGACCACGCCAAGGTCGACCTGGTGCTGCTGCTGGCCGCGCGCCTGCCCGATCTGCGGGCCGCGCTGCGCGAATGCAGCAATCGCCCGGCCATCGCCACGCTGGAAGACTTTGCGGGGCAACTGCCCGCCGCGCGCAGCGACGCACATGCCGGCGCGCCCGGCGCCGACACGCCCGCCAGCATCCTCTACACCAGCGGCACCACCGGCCGGCCCAAGGGCTGCGTGCTGTCGCACCGCTACGAGCTGGCCTCTGGCCAGGCCTATGCCACGCGCGGCGGCCTGGCCACGCTGCGCGAAGGGGCCGAGCGCATCTACAACCCGCTGCCGCTGTTCCATGTGAACGCGTCCATCCTGTCCTTTCAGTGCGCGCTGCTCACCGGCAACTGCCAGGTGCAATCCGACCGCTTCCGCCCCGCGCGCTGGTGGGCCGAGGTGCAGGCCAGCCGCGCCACCGTCGTGCACTACCTGGGCGTGATCGTGCAGATGCTCATGGCGCAGCCGCCCGCCGCGCAAGACCGCGAGCACCAGGTGCGCTTTGGTTTTGGCGCGGGCGCAGAGCCGCAGCTGCATGCCGCGTTCGAGGCGCGCTTTGGCTTCCCGCTGCTGGAGCTGTGGGGCATGACCGAGATGGTGCGCGCCCTGGTCGCCTGCCACGAGCCACGCCAGGTCGGCACCCGCGCCTTCGGCCGCGCCCTGCCCGGCGTGGAGGTGCGCGTGGCCAACGACACCGGCACCCAGGTGCCAGACGACACGCCCGGCGAGCTGCTGATCCGCCACTCTGCCGCCACCCCGCGCCAGGACTTCTTCAGCGGCTATCTGGACGACCCCGCCGCCACCGAGGCCGCCTGGCACGGCGGCTGGTTCCACACCGGCGACATCGTCACCCGCGACGCCACCGGCATGCTGCACTTCGTGGATCGGCGCAAGAACATCATCCGCCGATCAGGCGAGAACATCGCCGCCGCCGAAGTCGAAGCCGTGCTGC
It encodes:
- a CDS encoding AMP-binding protein, producing the protein MIEIDLSTTLGQALFRAADAYGPRPLLAVPANPARDYDPAGREISFADAAHAVRGLMARYAQAGYGHGHRVGLLLESRPEHMLHKLALNALGACCVPINPDYRPRELAYLLDHAKVDLVLLLAARLPDLRAALRECSNRPAIATLEDFAGQLPAARSDAHAGAPGADTPASILYTSGTTGRPKGCVLSHRYELASGQAYATRGGLATLREGAERIYNPLPLFHVNASILSFQCALLTGNCQVQSDRFRPARWWAEVQASRATVVHYLGVIVQMLMAQPPAAQDREHQVRFGFGAGAEPQLHAAFEARFGFPLLELWGMTEMVRALVACHEPRQVGTRAFGRALPGVEVRVANDTGTQVPDDTPGELLIRHSAATPRQDFFSGYLDDPAATEAAWHGGWFHTGDIVTRDATGMLHFVDRRKNIIRRSGENIAAAEVEAVLLTHPWVAQAAVMAVPDAVREEEVLACVVLRPDAGCAATLETAQALFAHCDAELAYYKAPGWLYFTDSIPTTGTQKVQKHAIFAGGVDPREADGVLDLRGLKRRRA